A genomic window from Triticum urartu cultivar G1812 chromosome 7, Tu2.1, whole genome shotgun sequence includes:
- the LOC125525100 gene encoding uncharacterized protein LOC125525100, translated as MGWGTLITRRLKVFSLALFVYFDYKAVQKRVQWVSAVKKNAIWAKTHERNARRVLNLMIELEGLWVKMGQYLSTRADVLPEPYIEVLKQLQDSLPPRPLEEVCGTIEKELGKPMRQLFATFDVDPLATASIAQVHRATLEDGREVVVKVQHDGIKEIILEDLKNAKSLIEWIAWAEPQYDFNPMIDEWCKEAPKELDFNHEAENTRTVSKNLSRKTEGGSGSVSSDVDVLIPEIIQSTEKILILEYMDGIRLHDNDSLEEYGVDKKRLVEEITRAYAHQIYIDGFFNGDPHPGNFLVSKEPPHKPILLDFGLTKRISQSMKQALAKMFLSCAEGDQVALLSAFAEMGLKLRVDMPQQSMEIASIFFRQSTTATEAKENIKALNEQRERNAKALQEKMKLNKKEVKHFNPVDAFPGDAIIFMRVLNLLRGLSASLNVRIVYLDIMRPFAESTLLGSMTRGPSTNSEWIYDSPVNSEVESKLRSLLLEMGSDKILGLQVCAYKDGKVIIDTAAGTLGKYDPRPVQPDSLFPVFSVTKGITAGMVHWLVDQGKLKYEETVADIWPKFGTNKKELIKVHHLLNHTSGLHNALGDVVKTDPMSVCDWEEMLDQIAKSTPETEPGSSQIYHYLSFGWLCGGLIEHASGRKFQEILEEAIVHPLHIEGELYVGIPPGVESRLATLTVDMEEIQKLQGIKPGPDVPPELLSGIAQMAAGVPAMFNTLNVRRAIIPAANGHLSARALARYYAALAAGGAIPPPHSSNAKPLLGSHVHTPAFPTAATSKKKKRGSAKKSSGSSSSMEKVEYAQLRTSDADSEVSVAASGSTGGRLFSNSDSGIMDAFMGVGEYSGMIHPNGKFGLGFRRYGRSGAPPTGFGHSGMGGSNGFCDPEHGFAIAVTVNKMALGFVTRRVVRFVCEELGVPVPDEFSVAGEKGPDMVLNLAPPAE; from the exons ATGGGATGGGGAACCCTCATAACCAGGCGCCTCAAAGTTTTTTCCTTGGCGCTGTTCGTCTACTTCGACTACAAG GCTGTTCAGAAGAGAGTCCAGTGGGTTAGCGCTGTCAAGAAGAATGCTATATGGGCAAAGACGCACGAGCGGAATGCGCGTCGTGTTCTCAACCTGATGATAGAGCTAGAAGGTTTGTGGGTGAAAATGGGCCAGTATCTGTCCACAAGAGCAGACGTGCTTCCTGAGCCGTACATAGAGGTCCTGAAGCAGCTGCAGGACTCGCTTCCTCCACGCCCTCTTGAAGAG GTTTGTGGAACCATAGAAAAAGAACTTGGGAAACCCATGCGTCAACTATTTGCTACTTTTGACGTTGACCCTCTTGCGACCGCATCA ATAGCACAAGTTCATCGTGCAACTCTGGAAGACGGCAGAGAAGTGGTTGTCAAAGTTCAGCATGATGGTATCAAAGAGATCATATTAGAG GATTTGAAGAATGCAAAATCATTGATCGAATGGATTGCATGGGCAGAACCTCAGTATGACTTCAACCCAATGATTGATGAATGGTGCAAGGAGGCACCCAAGGAACTTGATTTCAATCATGAAGCAG AGAACACTAGGACTGTCTCCAAGAATCTTAGTCGGAAGACAGAAGGTGGGAGTGGCAGTGTTTCCAGCGATGTTGATGTACTGATACCAGAAATTATTCAG TCTACTGAAAAGATTCTAATTCTGGAATACATGGACGGCATTCGCTTACATGACAATGATTCATTGGAAGAATATGGTGTTGATAAGAAAAGACTCGTTGAAGAGATAACCCGTGCTTATGCTCATCAAATATACATTGACGGTTTCTTCAATGGCGATCCTCATCCTG GCAATTTTCTTGTAAGCAAGGAACCTCCACATAAACCGATTCTCCTTGATTTTGGGCTCACTAAACGCATATCACAATCAATGAAGCAGGCACTAGCAAAGATGTTTTTATCATGCGCTGAG GGGGACCAAGTGGCACTGCTGTCAGCCTTTGCAGAGATGGGGCTTAAGCTGCGAGTTGACATGCCTCAGCAGTCTATGGAGATTGCCTCAATATTTTTTCGCCAGTCCACTACAGCAACTGAAGCGAAA GAGAACATTAAAGCATTGAATGAGCAAAGAGAACGAAACGCCAAAGCCCTTCAAGAGAAGATGAAATTGAACAAGAAGGAGGTTAAACATTTCAATCCT GTTGATGCTTTCCCTGGGGATGCGATAATTTTTATGAGGGTCTTGAATCTTCTTAGAG GGCTTTCAGCTTCACTGAATGTTAGGATAGTTTATCTGGACATCATGAGACCATTTGCTGAATCAACTTTGCTAGG GAGTATGACACGTGGGCCCTCAACTAATAGCGAGTGGATTTATGACTCACCTGTTAACTCTGAAGTGGAGTCTAAACTGAGGAGTCTTCTACTCGAGATGGGAAGCGACAAAATTTTGGGACTACAA GTATGCGCATACAAAGATGGAAAGGTCATAATAGACACCGCTGCTGGTACATTAGGGAAATACGATCCACGTCCCGTTCAGCCTGATTCTCTGTTTCCGGTTTTCTCGGTGACGAAGGGTATCACTGCTGGAATGGTACATTGGCTCGTCGACCAAGG GAAGTTGAAGTATGAAGAAACAGTTGCCGATATATGGCCAAAATTTGGGACTAACAAAAAGGAGCTAATCAAG GTGCACCATCTTCTCAATCATACATCTGGTTTACATAATGCTCTGGGAGATGTGGTCAAAACCGATCCTATGTCGGTATGTGATTGGGAAGAGATGCTAGACCAGATTGCCAAATCTACACCCGAAACTGAGCCTGGTTCATCACAAATTTATCACTACCTATCCTTTGGTTGGCTGTGTGGCGGTCTCATAGAG CATGCATCGGGGAGGAAGTTTCAAGAGATCCTAGAAGAGGCTATTGTTCATCCTCTTCACATCGAGGGAGAGCTATATGTCGGAATTCCTCCAG GTGTTGAGTCTCGCCTGGCAACGCTGACGGTCGACATGGAAGAAATTCAGAAGCTACAAGGGATCAAGCCAGGGCCAGACGTCCCACCGGAACTGCTGAGCGGCATTGCGCAGATGGCGGCTGGCGTACCAGCTATGTTCAACACGCTGAATGTTCGCCGCGCCATCATCCCCGCCGCCAACGGCCACTTATCTGCCCGTGCGCTTGCTCGGTACTACGCGGCGCTGGCAGCCGGCGGTGCCATCCCCCCGCCGCACTCCAGCAATGCCAAGCCGCTACTGGGCAGCCACGTGCACACACCGGCATTCCCCACCGCCGCCAcgtccaagaagaagaagagaggctCGGCGAAGAAGAGTAGCGGAAGCTcgagctcgatggagaaggtcGAGTATGCCCAGCTGCGCACCAGCGATGCCGACAGCGAAGTGTCGGTGGCGGCATCAGGGAGCACCGGCGGCAGGTTGTTCAGCAACAGCGACAGCGGCATCATGGATGCGTTCATGGGCGTCGGCGAGTACTCAGGCATGATCCACCCGAACGGCAAGTTCGGGCTCGGGTTCAGGAGGTACGGCAGGTCCGGCGCGCCGCCGACGGGGTTTGGGCACTCCGGGATGGGCGGGTCGAACGGGTTCTGCGACCCGGAGCACGGGTTCGCCATCGCCGTGACGGTGAACAAGATGGCGCTGGGGTTCGTCACGCGGCGCGTGGTGCGGTTCGTGTGCGAGGAGCTGGGCGTGCCGGTGCCCGACGAGTTCTCCGTCGCCGGGGAGAAGGGGCCCGACATGGTGCTCAACCTCGCGCCGCCGGCGGAGTAG